The Tautonia plasticadhaerens nucleotide sequence TCCTGGCGATCCTGGGAGAACGTCCGCCCCGTTTCCTCCTGATGGATAATGCCGGCCATTGAGAAGAGGGTCGTGGACGCCGGAGACTCGGCCCGCCGGAAGACGAGCGAGCGGCTTGCCAGGTCGCGCAGGTTGCCGAACTCGGGCCGGATCTCGCCGTCCTGGGTCATCCGCTCGTACGACAAGCCGTCGAAGACGAAGACGAAGATCGGCTGGGCCGACCGTCCTGCCTCCCGGAAGCGAGGCCTGGGCTCCCAGGACGGGCCCCAGGATGGGAGCGTGAGGAGCTGGAGGCTGAGGATCGCGAACACGGGCGAGATGCAGAGACAGGCGTTCTTCGCATAGCGTGTCAGGCGAGACCCGGGGTGCCCGAGCGAGAAGCCGATGATCGCGGCCACGACGATCCAGGCGAGCTGGAACAAGACCGAGTTGGTATGCCTGAGGGGATCGTTGAAGGGCTCCGGGTTGTGCAACAGGAGCGGCTGGATGATCGAGAGCAGGCCGCTCGCAAGCAGCAAGAGGAGGAGGTGGTCGTAGATCCTCAGCCCTCGTGTCCACCGGAGGGCGGCCAGCAGCTCGGCGACGGCAGCCAGGACGCCTGCCACGAGGATGATGGTCAGGACGACGGCGGCGCCATCCGCTCGTTCCCAGTGCATGAAGAAGGTGCTGTTCCTGGTGAGATGGGATCCGATCTGACGGGAGAACAGGAGCGTCATCACGGAGAGGGCGACCAGGAATGCGGAGCCGAATCGTCGCAGGGCCATCGTTCAGGCCTTCTTGGTGAGGAGCATCAGCGTCCGGGGCGAGTCGGGGATCGGCTGCTCGTCGACGACCTCGAAGGCGGTGGCGAAGGCGTCTCGGCAGGCCTCGATGGTGAAGTCGTCGTGGCGGGTGCTGCGGAAGGTCATCAGGCGCCGGAACATCGGGTCGTGCGGCGGCACGAACTCGAGGATCACGTGCCGCCGCGTGAGCGCCGCGAACAGGTCGCGGATCGCCGGCAGCGGGAGGTTGCCGCTGACGTGCAGGTGATGGATCAGGGCCAGGGCCAGGACGCAGTCGGCGCCGACCCGGTCCAGGAAGCTGGGCCGCTCGCGGTTCAGGTAGCCGATCGCCGGGCTCGGGCTGCTCAGGTCGAGCACCATCGGCGTGATCGCGGCCGATTCGTTCCGGAGGCGTCGATGGAGCAGCTCCACGGCGTCGTGGTCGGCGTCGGCCGCCACGACCCGCGCGCCGCACCGGGCCGCGATCCGGCTGTAGTCGCCGGTATTACAGCCGATGTCCAGGACCGTGGCCGGGCCGATCGATCGCAGGTACCGTTCGACGGCCGCCTTCTTGGCCGCCTCGGACTGGTCGGCGTAGCTGCAGGTGGAGGTGTAATCGGACCAGGTGCTGCGGGGCCGGTAGCCGTGGGCCAGGGCCCGGACCTTGGTGCGGAGGCGTCGCAGGTTCATCAACTGCGCACGCGGGTCCGGGTTCTCCCGCTCCAGGCGGGACCGGCCGTCATTCGTCATCCGGGAGGCCCGGCGATGGAACAGCAGGGGCAGGGTCACGTCGAGCAAGTTGCGAGGGCGCCACCGCCCCAGCCGGCCGAGGCTGCGGGAAACCTGCTCGAGATCCCGGCCGCCGAGGCTGCCGACGAAATACGAGCGGAGGTCCCAGCCGTGGTGGCGGTGCAGGAGCAGCGGGAAGGTGAACATCTGCCCGAACTGGCCCAGGGCGATCCAGACGTCGAGCCGTGCCGGCCGCTCGATGGACGAGACGTCGATGAAGACCGGCCGGCCCCCCATGAACTGGACGTTGTAGGGCGTGGCGTCCTTCAGCGAGTGGCCCGCCTCGAGCAGGCGCTCCTGGAGGTCGAGCGTCAGCAGCGCGGCATCGGCGAGCATCGAGGCCGACCACTCGTAGGGATAGGTGATCGGCTCGATCAGGTCGTGTTCGACGAAGTGCTCGTAGCCCGGGTGCTCGTGGCGAAGGGTCGACAGCAGTTCGGGATCATCGACGGGACGCGTGCCGACGAGGAGTCGCTGCTCGATCAGCCGGCCGAGCACTCCCCCGTCGATTAACTCGCCGAGGATGCGATGGCAGTCCCGATCGATCGCCCGGAAGATGCGACCATCTCGGCGGAAGACATAACCGGAGGGATCGCGAAACGACGCGGCATCGCGCTGGCTGCGGCTCTCATCCATCATCATCGCCCGGGGATTATCGGGGTGGCGCAAGGGCGGTGGGGCGGGGCCGGGACTCGATCGGCTCGGGCCCGCGGTTGGGGGCGGGCCGTCGGAGAATGGCGATCGAAGGGAGCAATCGCTTCCCCGGGATCGCTCGCCCCTGGGCCCTCGATTTGATCGATGGAGACCTCGACCGGCCCCGCACCGGTTCCCATCAGCCCGGCCGGCCTGCGGGCGGGCCGGCCATGGTTAAGAAGCTGATCGCGGGATCGAGTTCCGGGGGAGGACCCCCGTGGTCGGCCGGACGATCTCCGGGAGCGGCCGATTCGCCGGGAGTCTCACGACTGCCTGGGGAGCTGATCGGACGTGCGATGCCCCACCACCCTGCCGAGGAGCTTCCGCGCCGAATTGCGGAAGAACGCGATTCCCCCGATGATACCACCGATGAGTAGCTGAAGGAGGATCGTCCCGGAGATGGGGTCGATGTACGCGAGAATGTGCATCCTGGCAGCTCCCTTCCGTTCCACTGGGGCGATGTGCCGCCCCAATGAGTAGGAGAATCAAACTAGTTCGGTTACGGAGCGGTCTTGCCTCCTGGGATCGTAGGGCAGCCCGGGGTGCGATGGTCCGGCCATCCAACAGCCATGGAATCTTCACACTATGGACACAAATGTCCGCTCCTGCAAGGGGCTGGCCAGGAGGATTGCAAAGTCGCTGATCCAAGGCATCATTGAACCGCAAGGCTTTCCGGAGCTCTCACCTCGACTGATCGCCCCGAGCCCGGATCGGGAGGTCCTCGGGCACCCCGGGCAGCAGCCGCAAGGCCGTCGGGCCAGTGTCCCGCAGCATCGCCACCCGCTCCGCCAGACCGGGGCGCGTACGCCGCCGACGATCCTCGTCCCACCAGCGATCATTGATAAAATGCAGCCCGTTCTCGACCGACGAATGGCCCCGGACCAAGTCCATCAACCGACCCGGACTCACCGCCTCGAGTGAGAGGCTGGTGACCGGGCTTTGGCCGGGCGAACCGCTAGCCTAGCGAGCGCGTCCCCCGGCCCCGGAGCAGGCCGTCGGCCCAGGCGGCGTCCTCGCGCGAGAGCGGCGGGGCCGCCTCGGCCTTGTAGTCGATCCGGCCGTATCGGCCGTTCTCGTAGGCCAGGTCGATCAGTTCCTGGAGGTCGAGCGGCACGTCGGCGTCCCCATCACGGAGGGGGATGGGGATGATCGGCAGGCGATCCCGGAGCGGGACGCGGAACACCTCGTACCGATCGCGTCGGCTGGCCCTCCAGGAGCAGATCTGGTAGGTCGTCCGGGCCCGGGCCGGGATGTGCTCGGGGCGCGATAGCAGGCCCCGCTCGCCGTCTCGGAGCAGGTCGATCTCGACGAGGTTGACGCCTCTGTCCTTGAGCTCATCCTGCGTGCGGAGGTGCAGCTCCCGGCCGGGCCCGGGCAGCTTGTTCGAGAGGCTGAGGAACTCGATCGACGTGACGAGCCGGCCCCCCGATCGGAGGTCGACGACCTGGATCGATCGGAGGTGCCGCTCCATCTCGTGGAGGTGGATCAGCACCGGTTCGGCCACGGCGAGCCCCGATTGCCCGGCGACGACCGGGGCCGTCGTCGACCGTCTCGCCTCCTCGATGATCGCGATGTCCGGCGCGACCCGGCGGTCGAAGCCGGAGGGATCTTCGATGTAGAGCCGCTCCTCGACCCGGGCCCGGAGGTCGCGGGGCAGCCGGCGCTGGAGCGCGTCTCGGGTGTATGCCGTCAAGCTGACGTGGACGTCGGTCCAGAATTGCTCGAGATACGGGTCCATGCCCGGGAAGGGGCTTTTCATCGTCGGATGGCTCCCGAAGCGAGGAGGGCCCCGCCTCGGCCATCATCTTAGCAATCGGACGACCCCCGGAGGAAGTTTGGGGCGGGACTGGCCGGGCCGGTCAGCTCTCGACGCACTCGCCCCGGGGGTAGGAGCCGAGGACTTCGAGGCGCTCGCAGCGCTTGCGGACGAGTTCGAGCGCCTTGGAGACGGGGGGATCCTCGGCGTGGCCCTCGACGTCGAGGAAGAAGAGGTAGGACGGGTCCCGGCCTGGGAGGTTCTCGGCGGAGGAGGGGAAGGACTCGATCATGGTCAAGTTCAGTCCGCCCTTCTCGAAGGGGGCGAGCACCTTGGAGAGGGCGCCGGCCTGGTTGGAGATCCGGAGCAGGAGCGTGGACTTGTCGCGCCCGGTGCGGGCCTCGGACTGCTCGGCGATGACGGCGAACCGGGTGACGTTGTAGGGCTGGTCCTCGATGTTCTCGGCGAGGATGTCGAGGCCGTAGGCGTCCCCGGCGGTCCGGCTGGCGATGGCGGCGGCGAAGGGTTCCCGCTGGGCGATCTCGGCGGCGTGGGCGGTGGAGACGACCTCGTGCAGCGTGGCCTGGGGCAGGTTCTTGCTCAGCCAGTGGCGGCACTGGGAGAGGGCCTGGGCCTTGGAGAAGACCCTGCGGACGTCGGCCCAGGGGGTCTTGCCGAGCAGGCAGTGGTGGATCCGGAGCTTCACCTCGGCCCGGATCTTCAGGCCGGAATGCCGGGTGAACATCTCCAGGGTGTCGGAGATCCGCCCGTCGGTGGAGTTCTCCAGGGGGACCAGGCCGAACTGGACGTGCCGGCGGTTGACCTCCTCGAAGACCGCGGCGATCGAGCCGACGGGGACGTGCTCCACGGCGTTGCCGAACTTGGCGATCGAGGCGAGGTGACTGTAGCTATATTTGGGCCCCAGGCAGGCGACCCGCAACGTGCGCTGGATCGACCGGGAGCCGCTCATCAGCTCCCGGAAGATGAGGCGGACGGTCTGCTCGGGGAGCGGCCCCTGGCTCTGCGAGAGGGCCCGGGCGATGACCTCCTCCTCGCGGGCGGGGGACCAGACCTCCAGGCCGTCGCGCTCCTTGACCTGGCCGATCTGGGAGGCGACCTCGGCGCGGCGGTTGAGCAAGACGACGAGTTCCTTGTCGATGCGGTCGATCTCGGCGCGGAGTCCGGCGAGGGTGGGGGCCCGTCGGGCGTCGGCACGGCCCCGGCCCGGTCGGCTCGATCCGTCGGGGCGCGGGCTGCCGGGGGGCTTCGTCGGCATCGGGGGTCTCGTCGAGGCGGGCCGTCGGCCCCGGCGGGGGGCGGGGGGGCGGGACTTAACTCAAGATGATTGAAGTGATTACAGTGATCGAGCCCGGTTGTCAAGCGAATTCGCCCCGGCCCTTCCGCCCCCGGCGGCCATCGAATACAATTCGAGTCCTGGGACACCCCGTCCCGGCCGATCGAGGCTCCTGTCATTTCGGCAGACGCCCCGAAGGCGGGTCGAGACGGATTCTGCCATTTCGGCATTCGGCGCGGGCGGGCCGCCGACGGTCCATTCGGGGCGTTTTTCCGGAACAACTTCTCTGGCGTTGGGTTATGGCGTGGCGAATTGGGGTCGTCCGGGGAGTGGTACACCGCTTGCGGTCTGATTGAAACAACTTCGGCTCGGAGGCCATGCGCCCGCCCGACGGTCGGGAGGGGAGGCGGGCGGACGGGCGAGGCCCCGAGGTCCGGCAAGGACGATCGCGGCGCGTGACGCCGGAAAGGAGCATCGACGTGGCGGAAGGCGAGAAGATCATCGGCATCGACCTGGGCACGACCAACAGCGTCGTCGCGGTGATGGAGGGCGGCGACGTGACGGTCATCGCCAACCAGGAAGGCAGCCGGATCACCCCGTCGGTGGTGGCCTTCACCAGCAAGGGGGAGACCCTGGTCGGCGAGCCGGCCAAGCGGCAGGCGATCACCAACCCGAGGGGGACGATCTACTCGATCAAGCGCTTCATGGGCCGTCGCCACAGCGAGGTCCAGGGCGAGGAGAAGATGGTCCCCTACGAGGTGACCGGCGGCCAGGGAGACTTCGTCCGGGTCCAGGCCGGCGGCAAGGACCAGACCCCCCCGGAGGTCTCGGCGCTGATCCTCCGCAAGCTGAAGGAGGCGGCCGAGAGCTACCTCGGGCACAAGATCCGCAAGGCCGTCATCACCGTGCCGGCCTACTTCAACGACAGCCAGCGCCAGGCCACCAAGGACGCCGGCCAGATCGCCGGCCTGGAGGTGGCCCGGATCATCAACGAGCCGACGGCCGCCGCGCTGGCCTACGGCCTGGACAAGAAGAAGAACGAGAAGATCGCCGTCTTCGACCTCGGCGGCGGCACCTTCGACATCTCGATCCTCGACGTCGGCGACGGCGTCTTCGAGGTGCTCTCGACCAACGGCGACACGCACCTCGGCGGCGACGACTGGGACGAGGCGCTGATCCACCACATCGCCGACCAGTTCAAGAACGAGCAGGGGATCGACCTCCGCAAGGACCAGATGGCCCTGCAGCGCCTGAAGGAGGCCGCCGAGAAGGCCAAGAAGGACCTCTCCTTCCAGTCCCAGGCCGACATCAACCTGCCGTTCATCACCGCCGACCAGAGCGGCCCGAAGCACCTGACGATGACGATCAGCCGGGCCGAGTTCGAGAAGATCACCGACAGCCTCTTCGAGCGCTGCAAGGGCCCGGTGCAGAAGGCCATGCAGGACGCCGGGCTGAAGCCCAGCGACGTCGACGAGGTGGTGCTCGTCGGCGGCTCGACCCGGATGCCCCGGATCCAGCAGATCGTCAAGGACATCTTCGGCAAGGACCCGCACAAGGGGGTCAACCCGGACGAGGTGGTGGCCGTCGGCGCCGCGATCCAGGGCGCCGTCCTCACGGGGGACGTGAAGGACCTGCTGCTGCTGGACGTCACCCCGCTGTCGCTGGGGCTGGAGACCAAGGGCGGCGTGATGACCGTCCTGGTGCCGAGGAACACGACCATCCCGACCGAGAAGAAGGAGACCTTCACCACGGCCGACGACAACCAGAGCGCCGTGACGATCAAGGTCTACCAGGGGGAGCGGCCGATGGCGGGGGACAACCGCCTGCTCGGCGAGTTCAACCTGGACGGCATCCCGCCGGCGCCGATGGGGGTCCCCCAGATCGAGGTGACCTTCAACATCGACGCCAACGGCATCCTCAACGTCTCGGCGCGCGACAAGGGGACGAGCAAGGAGCAGAAGATCACGATCCAGTCCTCCGGCGGCCTGAGCCAGGACGAGATCGAGAAGATGCGTCGCGACGCCGAGAG carries:
- a CDS encoding DUF4058 family protein, which encodes MKSPFPGMDPYLEQFWTDVHVSLTAYTRDALQRRLPRDLRARVEERLYIEDPSGFDRRVAPDIAIIEEARRSTTAPVVAGQSGLAVAEPVLIHLHEMERHLRSIQVVDLRSGGRLVTSIEFLSLSNKLPGPGRELHLRTQDELKDRGVNLVEIDLLRDGERGLLSRPEHIPARARTTYQICSWRASRRDRYEVFRVPLRDRLPIIPIPLRDGDADVPLDLQELIDLAYENGRYGRIDYKAEAAPPLSREDAAWADGLLRGRGTRSLG
- a CDS encoding class I SAM-dependent methyltransferase, producing MMMDESRSQRDAASFRDPSGYVFRRDGRIFRAIDRDCHRILGELIDGGVLGRLIEQRLLVGTRPVDDPELLSTLRHEHPGYEHFVEHDLIEPITYPYEWSASMLADAALLTLDLQERLLEAGHSLKDATPYNVQFMGGRPVFIDVSSIERPARLDVWIALGQFGQMFTFPLLLHRHHGWDLRSYFVGSLGGRDLEQVSRSLGRLGRWRPRNLLDVTLPLLFHRRASRMTNDGRSRLERENPDPRAQLMNLRRLRTKVRALAHGYRPRSTWSDYTSTCSYADQSEAAKKAAVERYLRSIGPATVLDIGCNTGDYSRIAARCGARVVAADADHDAVELLHRRLRNESAAITPMVLDLSSPSPAIGYLNRERPSFLDRVGADCVLALALIHHLHVSGNLPLPAIRDLFAALTRRHVILEFVPPHDPMFRRLMTFRSTRHDDFTIEACRDAFATAFEVVDEQPIPDSPRTLMLLTKKA
- the dnaK gene encoding molecular chaperone DnaK translates to MAEGEKIIGIDLGTTNSVVAVMEGGDVTVIANQEGSRITPSVVAFTSKGETLVGEPAKRQAITNPRGTIYSIKRFMGRRHSEVQGEEKMVPYEVTGGQGDFVRVQAGGKDQTPPEVSALILRKLKEAAESYLGHKIRKAVITVPAYFNDSQRQATKDAGQIAGLEVARIINEPTAAALAYGLDKKKNEKIAVFDLGGGTFDISILDVGDGVFEVLSTNGDTHLGGDDWDEALIHHIADQFKNEQGIDLRKDQMALQRLKEAAEKAKKDLSFQSQADINLPFITADQSGPKHLTMTISRAEFEKITDSLFERCKGPVQKAMQDAGLKPSDVDEVVLVGGSTRMPRIQQIVKDIFGKDPHKGVNPDEVVAVGAAIQGAVLTGDVKDLLLLDVTPLSLGLETKGGVMTVLVPRNTTIPTEKKETFTTADDNQSAVTIKVYQGERPMAGDNRLLGEFNLDGIPPAPMGVPQIEVTFNIDANGILNVSARDKGTSKEQKITIQSSGGLSQDEIEKMRRDAESHAADDKKRRELAEARNEAEQHVYRMEKLISENKEKLSEGDVSAVQAAIAKVNEVRNTDDVAAIRSAIDNLMQASRAMSEHLYAASQAGPGAGGPEASGPGPEAGGDGPQGGVSPEDVIDVEFEEKK
- the pheA gene encoding prephenate dehydratase, with product MPTKPPGSPRPDGSSRPGRGRADARRAPTLAGLRAEIDRIDKELVVLLNRRAEVASQIGQVKERDGLEVWSPAREEEVIARALSQSQGPLPEQTVRLIFRELMSGSRSIQRTLRVACLGPKYSYSHLASIAKFGNAVEHVPVGSIAAVFEEVNRRHVQFGLVPLENSTDGRISDTLEMFTRHSGLKIRAEVKLRIHHCLLGKTPWADVRRVFSKAQALSQCRHWLSKNLPQATLHEVVSTAHAAEIAQREPFAAAIASRTAGDAYGLDILAENIEDQPYNVTRFAVIAEQSEARTGRDKSTLLLRISNQAGALSKVLAPFEKGGLNLTMIESFPSSAENLPGRDPSYLFFLDVEGHAEDPPVSKALELVRKRCERLEVLGSYPRGECVES